The genomic interval TTTGTTCGTTTGTATCTTTACAGTTACAAAATCTCTTGTTTAAGAACAATTTCAAGCAGAagacttgttttcttttgctgaaTAGATGATGCAACTCTAGTAACAGCGGAGACTCAACCTactaattagagcatgttacGAACTTTTGAGGGCAGGAGTTCAATTTCTTGCTTTACAAATCCAATAATACTTTATTATTGCAAGATTACTATACACACTCACGCTCCTTTCACATGCTTTCTTGTTCTATTATCATCATAAATAATgtagtcttaaaaaatatcctaCTGTTAAACAGAATTTGGCTAGGATTTAGTTCAGAACTAAACTAAACCCTAAACCAACCCTGAACTGAACCCCAACCAAATACtctctaaccaaacataacATCTCCATACATTCACATAGAGATCCTTTCAACTCTCTAGAAGCACTGGATCATACTTATCACAATCCAACAACACTACCCAACATTCATAAGAAGTTCATGTCACATTAGGTGTTCCTCTCTAGCCTTCAACATGAGTAGAGAAGTGCTAGCACTCCAACTGTTCTTCCTGGTACTCGTACATGGCGCCCTTGCTGATCAGGCTGCTCGCGTCGTAGAGTTCTCCAGGTCAAGAATGGAGATGCAGTATGACGAACAAGATGCAGCAAAACACACAAGTCAGCATGTCAATCATCAGCTGTACATGAGCTCTCAAGATGGACTCAAGGAGGCAGACAAGGTGAGTGAGCTGCCTGGGCAGCCAAGCAGGGCTGATTTTGATCAGTATGCAGGATATGTTACAGTTAATGCCACATCTGGGAAGGCTCTCTTTTACTACTTTGTTGAGGCTGTTCAAGATCCTTCCACTAAGCCTTTGGTCTTGTGGCTGAATGGAGGTATCCCTACATGACTGATTGACATGCATTTGTTTACTTTTTCTGTGATTTTGTCAAATGAATCAGTGGTTTTCTATGGTTTGCTTGTGTTATCCATTTCTTTCTGCTCTATGAATTTTGTATGGTGTTGCAGTATGCCTGAAAGGTGTTGTTTCCTAACCACCCATCAAAAGTATTTTCTGTCCATCCAATCATGCTTCcaaagttcaaaattttgtgaaTTAAACAATTTACAAGCCCGTTGACTACTTCTTAAACTATTCTAATCAATTCACAAAAAGTGTAGAACTTAGAAGATAGATGCTCTTAATAGGATTGGCATGTGATTTCTATAGTAAGAGAAAGTGTTACCTTGGGATTTTAGGGCCTGGATGTTCTTCTTTGGGAGATGGAGCTATGCTTGAAATTGGACCATTCTTCGTCAACAGTGATAACAGGACACTGTCCATAAACAGATATGCATGGAACAATGGTAAGCTAACTCTCACAAACATCACATGATCAAATTATACTCACCACAATAGGTGATCGCACATTCATAATACCTTTGGACCATTGCACTGATGATTGCTCATGGTTGGTAGTGGCAAACATGCTCTTCATTGAAAGCCCAGCTGGTGTTGGCTTCTCATACTCCAATGCAACATCAGAATATAACAACACTGGTGACAGGAGCACGACAGCAGATGCATACACTTTTCTCACTAACTGGCTCGAGAGGTTCCCAGAGTACAAGGGTCGTGACTTCTTTATAACAGGTGAAAGTTATGGTGGCCACTACATACCACAGCTTGCAAATGCTATTTTGTCAAACAACAATATCACGAATGCCACAATCATCAATCTAAAAGGAGTTGCAGTAAGTTTCAGACAACAAAAATTAACAATGGTTCTAATAATATTATGTTGctaaatgtatatattgtaTTCTACCTTCATCTGTTGGGTATAGATTGGGAATGCATACTTGGATGATAGCACAAACACGAGAGCAACCATTGATTACTACTGGACACATGCTTTGATCTCCAAAGAAACTCACCTCGCAGTTCAGCAACATTGCAGCTTCGATGGAACATACATGGCGCAATGTCGAAATGCGTTAGCGGCGGCTGAGAATGAAAAAGGAGTAATTGATCCATACAACATATATGCACCCTTATGCTGGAATGCTTCTGATCCTCAACAGCTGCATGGCTTGGTAATTAGAACTGTCGTCACAGATTTTATCATCTTGTCCCAAGCTGCTTCTCTCATCTCATCAGATGGTTTTGCAGGCAATCAATGTTGACCCATGTAGTAGATACTACATCGATTCATATTTGAATCGCCCTGAGGTTCAGAGAGCACTCCATGCTAACGCCACAGGATTAAAACAACCATGGTCAGATTGCAGGTGCAAGAACATAGCCTAAAACCTTTCAAGTATTAAACATTAGGGTTCTATTGCAATTTAACCAAGTTTCATATGGTTTGTAACTAGTAATATCATCACTCCTGAAAATTGGAAAGATGCACCAATGTCTATGCTACCATCTATCCAAGAATTGATTTCAAGTGGAGTAAGCACATGGTTGTACAGGTGAGTCATCGAACATTTTGCTGAAACTTTGTTTGAACTCATGTATGGTTCGACTTGATTACCCAACTAAGAAATGACCCATTTTACCTTTTCCAGTGGTGATATCGATGCAGTGTGCCCAGTAACCTCGACACTATACTCATTAGACATTCTAGAGCTACCAATAAGCTCATTTTGGAGGCCATGGTATTCTGATGACAACGAGgtataaagttttaaattaggaatataataattaaaagatgaaggctaaaaatttgcttgcatgtacatttctaaaattactTTTGTTTCTTGGCGATATTGCAGGTTGGTGGCTATGTTGTTGGATACAAAGGTCTGGTATTCGCAACAGTCAGAGAAGCTGGACATATGGTTCCAACTTACCAGCCTCAAAGGGCACTAACCTTGTTCTCCTCATTCCTGCAAGGGACATTGCCCCCTGAATGACCAAAATCGTGCAACCTCTATTTCTGTTCTTGTTTTTTACATTGAAAGATAGAACAGTTTGCTTaggaaaaataattgaaagaTAGAAACCAACTGTTCCCACCGGAGAATTGTTTCATCAGTTGAAATGCAGACAGTCATAAATGAGAATTAAATTATGAGGGTAATGAACTTAAACTAAGTTCTAGATGAGCATCCAAACCTTATTACTATAACCCAACATATCATTTGTGTTGAAGCACACTTCTTTCCATATATTACAATTTTGTGTAATAATTTACAGTTCTTTGGAGATATTTCGGgttcacaatataaaataagGACTACATATTTGGTGTTGCATGTATAATTCAAAATATGTAAGTAATTCAGTGAGGTCGATAAAGTTTTCTCTTAGAAAGAAGGGGGAACTTAAACATTCTTCACAGTAAAAGATACCAAAACATTATCTAGAATATTTACCTAATCACCATCCAGGATGTGAATTTGAACAACTTCCTACAATTAGTATGAAAATTATGGAAGTCTCTATCATTGTTGTATTTTTCAAATGGACCACAAGATAATTCTAGAAGTTTCTCCACACAACATCTCAACTCTTCGCCAATGCCATCCATCAGGCAATCCAAACAATATAAGAAGTCTTTGGGAAAGTTTTTGGCCAATTTGCACACCACAAAAGTCAAAGAAACAACCAAAAAGAATGATGACTAAAACACCCACATTTAGCATTATAAAACCCTCTTTGTTTACACGAATCATGTATTTTGGTAATTTTATGTACTAACTAAAGCATGATCATGAGAGTTTCTCTTTATTTACAATGCTAAACATATGAATTTGCAAGAACTAGAGTACCAACATAAAGAAATATACCTTGTTGCCTTTGTAATCTTTGTGGTATGCATATCTTCCTTCCCCTtgctttcttctctttttgcCAATATGAGTTGTCTTGGAAGGTATTCAACATATGTGCATTGCTAAAAGCTAGATTTTCTTCAAAAGTGGATACCCCCCATCCCAACACCTCTTATTTCAGCtctaactaaaaaaaattggcatcCACTCAGTGCATAACCACCgactaaaaaacaaacaaaaagatataaataCATCAACACAATGGTTACACGATGCACATATAGAAGTTAATTTTCTTAACCCATTGACCtgttcaaacttcaaagtCAACCTAGGAACCTTATGAATCAAATGCAACTGAAAGAAGAACATTTCATACAAAGAGAATAACCAGGAGGGTCTTATTTCcttctataattatattattttctctagGTTTACTTTTTTCTAAGAGCACAGGAGCCAGTGCTATTGTTAACAATCAATGGTACCAATAACTCTAGGTAAAATATTGCTCTATGCTCACTGGCTAAGTTTAGCATCTACTCTGCCATAGAAAAGTGTAAGATTGAAAGTACAACTTGCTTGGAAGCCAAATCTTAAGAATGAAAACTGAATGTAACgcatacttcctccatccaaCAATACTTgtc from Oryza brachyantha chromosome 3, ObraRS2, whole genome shotgun sequence carries:
- the LOC102707292 gene encoding serine carboxypeptidase 1-like produces the protein MSREVLALQLFFLVLVHGALADQAARVVEFSRSRMEMQYDEQDAAKHTSQHVNHQLYMSSQDGLKEADKVSELPGQPSRADFDQYAGYVTVNATSGKALFYYFVEAVQDPSTKPLVLWLNGGPGCSSLGDGAMLEIGPFFVNSDNRTLSINRYAWNNVANMLFIESPAGVGFSYSNATSEYNNTGDRSTTADAYTFLTNWLERFPEYKGRDFFITGESYGGHYIPQLANAILSNNNITNATIINLKGVAIGNAYLDDSTNTRATIDYYWTHALISKETHLAVQQHCSFDGTYMAQCRNALAAAENEKGVIDPYNIYAPLCWNASDPQQLHGLAINVDPCSRYYIDSYLNRPEVQRALHANATGLKQPWSDCSNIITPENWKDAPMSMLPSIQELISSGVSTWLYSGDIDAVCPVTSTLYSLDILELPISSFWRPWYSDDNEVGGYVVGYKGLVFATVREAGHMVPTYQPQRALTLFSSFLQGTLPPE